In the genome of Raphanus sativus cultivar WK10039 chromosome 4, ASM80110v3, whole genome shotgun sequence, one region contains:
- the LOC130510958 gene encoding beta-galactosidase 14-like, giving the protein MDTSHSRRRGYIFLLVLSYSSVLGLASNMNISSNDARGNKTDSFFEDQYAYTHYGTDMGKEYIICAESTMESPWVLGCNKSKEVFTKINFADYGDPSGKCEHYRHGNCGAEAALKVAKKNCVGKNICVFMTSDEMFGASHCNKEAKFFIQLTCKKA; this is encoded by the exons ATGGATACTTCTCATAGCCGTCGTCGAGGCTACATCTTTCTTCTAGTTCTATCTTATTCCTCTGTGCTTGGTTTAGCTTCCAATATGAATATTTCTTCCAATGATGCAAGAGGCAACAAAACCGACAGTTTCTTTGAAGATCAATATGCTTACACTCATTATGGCACAGACATGGGCAAGGAATATATTATCTGTGCAGAATCTACTATGGAATCTCCGTGGGTGCTTGGTTGCAATAAGTCTAAAGAAGTTTTTACAAAGATCAATTTTGCTGATTATGGAGATCCTTCCGGCAAGTGTGAACACTATAGACATGGAAATTGCGGCGCAGAAGCTGCCTTGAAGGTCGCCAAAAAG AATTGTGTTGGAAAAAACATATGTGTGTTTATGACTTCGGACGAGATGTTTGGTGCGAGTCACTGCAATAAAGAGGCTAAGTTTTTTATTCAACTCACTTGTAAAAAAGCTTGA